A single Natrinema pellirubrum DSM 15624 DNA region contains:
- a CDS encoding NYN domain-containing protein → MFDRVRTRLAPDTETEPTVGLFVDGPNVFRDEFDVDLDDLRDAAGELGRVGVIRLYLDEHATPGLIQAAEARGFEVIVTSGDVDVKLAVDATALAGDATIDRLAIASRDTDFKPVLEHAGTLGVKTYAIAPGSYGRSDALRNAADEAVTLEPDG, encoded by the coding sequence ATGTTCGACCGCGTTCGTACCCGTCTCGCGCCCGATACCGAAACCGAGCCGACAGTCGGGCTGTTCGTCGACGGGCCGAACGTCTTCCGCGATGAGTTCGACGTCGATCTCGACGATCTCCGGGACGCCGCCGGCGAACTCGGCCGCGTCGGCGTCATCCGTCTCTACCTCGACGAACACGCGACGCCCGGCCTCATTCAGGCCGCGGAAGCCCGCGGCTTCGAAGTGATCGTCACCAGCGGCGACGTCGACGTCAAACTCGCGGTCGACGCGACCGCGCTGGCCGGCGATGCTACGATCGACCGGCTCGCGATCGCCTCACGCGATACCGACTTTAAACCCGTCCTCGAGCACGCGGGCACTCTCGGCGTGAAAACGTACGCGATCGCGCCGGGATCGTACGGCCGCTCGGATGCACTGCGAAACGCGGCCGACGAGGCCGTCACGCTCGAGCCGGACGGTTAG
- a CDS encoding DUF7513 family protein, whose product MSIFDKYLTGWTFRANRPSLEVGSEIDVFISETNGSAGRAYIGDTELLVEGAGPETVEKQVRVRVTDFDETTATGEGDLVEVVGESSYSG is encoded by the coding sequence ATGAGCATCTTCGACAAATACCTCACAGGCTGGACGTTCCGGGCGAACCGACCCTCCCTCGAGGTAGGGAGCGAAATAGACGTCTTCATCTCCGAGACCAACGGCTCGGCGGGACGGGCCTACATCGGCGACACCGAACTGCTCGTCGAGGGAGCCGGACCCGAGACCGTCGAGAAGCAAGTCCGTGTTCGCGTGACCGACTTCGACGAGACCACGGCAACAGGCGAGGGCGACCTCGTCGAGGTCGTCGGCGAAAGCTCGTACAGCGGCTAA